The sequence below is a genomic window from Bdellovibrio bacteriovorus.
CTATTGCGCTCATACAGACTTGCAACGACGTCCATGTAAAACAACTCATCCGCGCCAGCCTCATAATATTGACGTGCGAAGACATCCGGATCGCCGAGAACTCGAAGGCCTTCTAAATGAATGCCCTTCACTAAGTTCGGCCCCTTGATATCCAGTCGGGGAATAAGTCTAATATAACGTTGTTTTTCCATGAATCGCCTTCACTATTTTCTAAGTCTCTATTTTTAGAGCGTAAATCCGTCGTCTACAATAATATTTTGACCATTTATGAATTCTGAGTCGGAAGAAAGCAAAAACACTAACGTTCCGGCCAGATCAGACGGCTGGAGCATGCCCTTATTTAGACAAAACTCACGATACTGATTCAAAAACTGTTCTGGCTGCGCATCAAGAATTCCACCAGGACTGATACAGTTAACCCGAATGCCTTTGTTTTTCACATATTTCGCCATGTACTTAGTAAGATGGATCAAACCTGACTTTATGGCTGCATATTCAACAGGCATAGTCATCTTTGTACCGTCATAAACTTCAAATCGCGGCGGCACGACACCATACACTGACGAGATATTAACGATATTTCCATGCTCCTGAGCCTCGAAATACTTAAGGAAACGCTGGGAAGTTAGGAAGTACCCCCCTAGATTCAAATTTAAGTTTTCACAAAAATCCTCATAGGTCACATCAAAGAAATGACGTCCATAATTCTTATTGCGAGGATAGGCATTATTCACAAGAGCATGGATTTTGCCAAATTTCTGAGCGACTTCGGCAATGACGGAGCTGACCGATTCTTCAGAAGTGATATCCATTTTTATCGGATATGAGTTAGGAATCTGTTCAGAGGCAGCCTGGGCATTTTCAATTTTAATGTCTGCAACGACGACGATTCCGCCCTCTCGAGAAATGGCATTCGCAAAAACTTTTCCCAAGAGCCCCGCCGCTCCTGTTATGACCACTACTTTTTTATCGAGCTTCATTTTTCTTCCTTAATAGCGACGTCACAATTTCGAAATCAAATTGAGTGTCAATATCCAGAGAGCGCTCCTCCGGCATTACATAGATTTTTGTTTTACCCGTAAATAAGGATTGGCTGTGAAAGAAGGACTCTCTATTCCAAACATAAATTGACGCATTAAGATCGTAACACTGAGGAGCATCCTGCCTCCGTACTACAGGGAGATCCAATTTTTTGGACAACTCAACAAAGCCGTCTTTCAACTCAACTAAGTTAAAATAAGGAGACCGGCGTGCAGGCATGCCGGTGATAACATTGTCACATCCTCCCGCCTCAAGCATCTCGACGGCATTAATAATGTCCTGCACATCCCGAAGTGGCGAAGTGCAGTCTAAATCTACAAATGTATCAAACCTAATACCGCTCATCTTTTCCGCTTCTTCAGCACAATGACGGATCACGGGAATCTTAGCTGCGGTATCAGTCGCAAGCTCTGCAGGACGTTTAATAAGATATTTTACCCCGGCATCACGTGCTGCATTTAAAATATCATCCGAGTCTGAACTAAACGCAATGGCATCAAACAGCCCTGACTTTTGCGCCTGTTCGATGGAGTAGGCCAAGAGGGGTTTTCCATCCACCTCGCGCAAGTTTTTTCCTACGACACCTTTTGACCCGCCACGGGCACAAATTGAACATAAACGTTTCATAAATTTATAAACTTTCTTTCTTGAGACGAATGTTCTGCGGCTTCAATAAGCTTCAGTACAGACATCCCATCATCAAAAGAACTTAAAGATTGAGTTCTTCCTTCAATAAGAGACCGCGCTTGCTCTAAGTAAGTGTCGGCAACTTTTAAATTGTCCAGCACGACTTCAGAATTAATCATCAGACGTCCTGCAACCATATCGACAAATAAAGTTGCATCCTGACAGTGAACGAGAATTGTTCTTCGAGCGACACGATCTAAATAATTAATGCTCACAACGACATGGGGACTCTTTTGAGTTTTTCCTAAAAGAGTGAATACATCATCTGAATCAATCTCAAGATTGCTGAAGTGTCCACCTTGAGCCGCTAGATATTCGAAATTCCCAAAAAGCCACTGGGTATAATCAAGCTCATGACTAAGATCGCGTAAGACGCCTCCACCTTGGTCTTTTTTTGCAGAGTAGACTTCACGATAATCACGTTGAGGCCGCCAACCCGGAAGATACTGCCCGCAATAGACATGAGCGGTTACAACTTCACGGTTCTTCAACTCCTCTTTCAAGCGGGTCAACAGAGGGCTCCGTCTCAAATTATAAGCGACATAAAGTCCGGCAAACGAGTGTTTAAAAGAAATGACTTTGTCCGCTAAAGGTTTTTCAACCAAGACGATACCCTTGAATCCCGCTAGCTTTAAGTTTTCCAACGCTGCGAGATGCTTATCCGTGCTATTCGCGACGACAACAATACCCGGATTATACTCAACAACTGCCGACGAAACATCTCGATAAATTTTTTGATGAGTTACGTCTTGTTGGGTAACTACGGCTACTTCAGCGCCTGCAGCTTCAAACGCCCCGAGATGACGTTTGCCGATACTTCCGTACCCAACAATCAGAACCTTTTCCGCGGAAGTGCTAGCCACCGAAATAACCCTCGAAATCCGCCTGCGCGCGATGGAAATCCTCAAGACGTCCTATATCAACCCAATAATCTTTCAGCTTGAAGCAACGGACCAGATTGTCCTCTTTCTTTAGTACGGTAAAGAGACTTGGCATATCAAAGAACTGCCCCTGCGGAACGTGAGTCAACGCTTCTGGAGAAAGAATGTAAATACCCGCATTTACGAAAGTCAGCTCTTTGGGTTTCTCTTCAATAGAAAGAATCTTATCGCCGTCAACCTTCACAACGCCGTACGGAATTTCCACATAGTGCTCACGCACTGCCATTGTCGCGGCCGCCCCCGTAGAAACGTGTGCATCCAACATTTCGGCAAAATTAGCTCGCGTTAAGATATCGCCATTCATAACAAAGAAAGGCTCTTGTGGTTTATTTTTCAACATCGAAAGCCCGCCGCACGTCCCCAGAGGAGTGTCTTCGTGAAGATACTCGATAGAGACTCCCCACTTTTCGCCATCCCGGAAATGCTCTTGAATCATTTCAGCACGATAGTTCACGACAAAAACAAACTTATGGAAGCCCAGCTCGCTAAAGCGTCGAACAATAGTCTCTAAAATAGGACGTCCGCCGACTCTTAGTAAAGGCTTTGGCATATTGTCCGTCAAAGGGCTTAAACGTTTTCCAAAGCCGCCGACCATTAGAATCACTTTATTGTTGCGCTTAATAAGACCTAAAAGCTCATCTGAACCTTCGATACGCACGATGCGGCCGTTGTTATCCAAGACAGGCAGATGACGAATATTCCACTGACGCATCTTTGCGAGAACTTCATTTTTCGGTACACCTTCACCGATCGATTTAGGCGTGCGGTTCATAAATGTCTCGATTTGTTGATCCATTTGCGCGGACTTCAACAAAGCACGGCGGATATCGCCATCCGTTAAAGCGCCAACCAACCGACCATCTCTATCTACAACAAAGCAGATCTGCAGAGAGTTTTTATCAATAATCTCCATGGCGCGACGAAGAGTGTCTTGTGGCGAAACGAAAATATCGGATGTAGCCTTCATATAAACCCCAAGTATCCTTAAATTTTATAGTCAAAGAACATTTTTTTCGGGAAAGATTTAAATTCGATCCGCTGAAGAATGTTCATCATCTTGTCAGCGGCATTCCCACTTCCGTAGACAGAAAATGATCGTGCTCCATTTTCTTGTTTAAACTTCAATGCAGCATCCATAGCTTTGGCAATTTCATTACTTTTCCCATCAACATTAAAAACCGACGCAGCCATCTCGCGACCTTTTTGCCTGTCTCCAATGTTGACTGTTGGAGTACCCAAGGCCGGTGCTTCGATAATACCGCTCGAGGAATTTCCCGCGACAACAGAGGCAAGATTTAACAAAGATAAATAGCGCTTCATTCCCAAAGAATAAACATAGGCCGTCGTTTTTGGATGGTGACTTACAAAAGAGTCAATTGCTTTGTGAATTTCTTCGTTACCGTGATCTGCATTAGCGCGCGTAAAAACAACTGTTGTGTTACCTTCTTTAATTTTTTCATCCAGCACCGTTAAGAGAGCCGCCACCTGTTCACGGTCTTTTTCCGGGTTCAATGTCTCGGGATGATAGGTAACTGCAATAACTCGCTCCTGAAGCGTAATTCCGAGACTTGCCTCGAGCTCTTCTTTGGAAAGTAACGGAATCTTTTTGATATTATCCACACCCAACGCGCCAACATCGTGCACCCTATCTGGAGCTTCCCCTAATGAAAGAACACGCTCGCGATATCTTGAAGATGCCACAAAATGGATATAAGAAAGCTTCGTGATACAGTGACGGTAAGCCTCATCTAATGCTCCTTCGGTCACTTCTCCGCCGTGCAAATGGACGAGAGGAATTCCCAAACCGTTACAAGCAATAGCGAAAGACAATGCTTCGTATCTGTCTCCCAAAATCACGGCGACATCAGGCTTATCCTGGGCCAAAGCCTTCGCAAATCGTACTAACGAGTTCCCCATAATACCGAGATGTGAAACCTCTGAAGAATCATTCATATCGATTTTAATTTGATAATAAGGCTTAAACCCCTGAGATATGATTTCCTGAACCGTCTGACCGTGTTCTTCCAGTAAATGCGTTCCCGTTACAAAAAGACGCAATTCGAATCCGCTCTCTTTCTCCAAGCGCTCAATTAACGGCGTCAGAATTCCGTAATCCGCTCTAGTACTAGTAAATACGCAGATCTTAGTCATGGATAAGTTCATTCTCCTGGTAATCGCGCGAAGACTTTTGCCCAATGAACTCATACCAGCGCATAGGTGATACACCTGAGCCCGGTCTACGTGTTGTTAGATTTTCAGAGGTAAAGACTTCTCCCGCCTTAATGGCTTTTTTTGCGACTAAAGACTTTCGAGCGACAGCTCGATTCTTCAATTCGCTGTCCGTGGGTCTTTTTTCGCTTCGGCCTAGCGCTTGGTTGATATTGCGAATGGCTTCAACCATAGCTTTCAGCTCAGCAGGCTCTAAGGAGGCTTTGTGATCGGGGCCTGCAGCGTTACGATCTAATGTAAAATGTTTTTCAATTACTTTTGCTCCAAGAGCTGTCGCGGCTATAGGAACTTCTATTCCCATGGTATGATCCGAATAACCAAAAGAAACGTTCAGCCTTTCGCCCAAAGTCTTCATCGCACGCAAGTTCACGTCAGACATTTGCGTAGGATAGTCCGTATTACAGTGCAGAACTGTGATTTTCTCCAACGGAAGTCCCACGCCTGTGAGAACTTTGATCGCAGCTTGAACTTCATCAAAATCTGCCATTCCGGTAGAGACAATAACAGGTTCACCTCTTCGTCCGATAATCTCAAGATAAGGAAGGTTGGTTATTTCTCCGCTAGGAACTTTCCATTGCCCCATGTTCAGAGTTTCGAGAAATGCCAGACTTTCAAAATCAAATGCCGTAGACAAAAAACGAATATTTCTTTTTCGACAATGTTCAATAAGAACATAGTGATCGTCGTAGCTCAGCTCCAGTTTTTTGAGCATGTTTAACTGTGATTGCTCTTCGCCGAGATTTCGCTTCTGATATTCAGCCATCACAGCAGATTCGGTAACGAGATTCTTGGCTTTGAAAGTCTGAAACTTAACAATATCCGCACCCGCATCGACTGCGACATCAACAAGTTTTAATGCAGTCGCCAGGTCTCCGTTATGATTGACACCAGCTTCCGCTATGATGAGAGTTTCATTATTCATAACTCACCTTATGGAATACTCCTGCGCTTAATACAGAGTTCGCTGCAACTTTGAGCCCTTCTTTAAGAACGGCATTACTGCCGATAAAGCTTCCTTCTTGAACGTTGCAACCGCCATTAATTACGGCTGCTGTTGAAACATGACAGTGACTGCCAACAACCGAATCGTGTTCAATCAAGGACTTTGTATTGACGATACAATTAACGCCTATGATCGCGTTCGCATTCACGAGGGCGTCATGAAGAACAATAGTTCCCTCACCGATTGAAGCTGATGCGGAAACATAAGCTCGCGGCGAAATCACAGTTGCAAGTTGGGCACCAAGATTCACAAGTTGTTGAAAAATCTTTTTACGCAACTGCGGCGTTTTAATCTGCCCCACCGTTATTAAAAAAAATGTTTCTTTATTGATATACTTGGGCAAATCCGCGTCCGTTCCAATTATGGGAACGCCATTCAACGTAGATCCTACCTTCTCGGCCAGATCAAAGATACCGCGAATGTTAAAGACACCAGTCGCTCGAATAACGTCGATACAGGAAGCACAATGGCCTCCCGCCCCTATGAGATAGAGATCTTTCACGAATGCCTCACACTGCTTGGAATATTAACGATCCGATCAGCCAGCGATCGAGCGACGGTCAAATCTTCACTGTATGCAGATTTATACATGGGTAGGTCCGGCATAAGATTCCAAACCGGTCTGGTCATCACACCTTGACGATTTGTCTCATGCAAAAAGGCATCTCTTTCTTTTCGGTCGCTTAAAAGAATAGCGTTCAGCCAATAATTGGATTTTGCCTTCTCAGGTTCGACAAAAAATTGAATGCCTTTTTTCTCGAAAAACTGCCTATACATCTCAGCCGTCGCTCTTTTGTTTTCCACAAAAAATGGAAGCTGCTCTAACTGACCGACAATCAGTGCCGCGTTCAAGTTAGGCATACGATAGTTGAAACCGATCTCGTCATGGAAAAATTCCCACGCGTGTGGAACCTTTGCCGTTGTCGTTAAATGCTTGGCTCTCTTCCCCAGGGCCTCATCATTTGTAACCAACATCCCGCCGCCACCGGAGGTTATAATTTTGTTTCCATTAAAACTGAAAACTCCGATTTTACCAAAAAGACCTGTATGAACCCCGTTATAAAAACTCCCGAGAGACTCGGCAGCATCTTCGATAACGGGAACGTTATAGGAATCGCAGATCTTTACAATGTCTTCAATTTTTACGGGATGACCAAAGACGTGCATGGGTAGACAAGCCATAATCCGACGCCCTGTCTTCTTATTATAGCAAACACCTGCTCTGACTTCCGCATGAGATTCTAGAAACCTATGCAGAGATATCACTGACAGCCCTAGAGTTTCGGCGTCGCTGTCGAGAAAAACAGGATGAGCTCCACAATAAGAAATAGCATTCGGTGTCGCCACAAAAGTCAGGGCTTGAGTCAGAACTTCATCCCCGTGAGAAACACCTAAAAGGTGCAGAGCCGCATGTAGAGCCGAAGTTCCATTCCCCGTCACGACTGCTTTTTTTGCTCCGACGTACTTTGCGAATTCAACTTCAAAACGATCTACAAATGCGCCTACTGAAGAAACAAATGTCGAGTCAATAGCTTCATTGACGTATTTTTTTTCATTACCAGAAAAGATCGGAGCATGCAGGGGAATAAACTTTTCACCCTTATATAAATCCTGAATAAAACTAATAACGTCATTAAACATTATAAATATCTGCCTTATACTTCGCCAGATTCTGCTTGTCGGTGAACCACTCAATTGTTCTGCGAAGCCCTTCTTCAATTGAAACTTCAGGCTTAAAACCAGTCATTGAATGAATTTGCGTATTGTCGCACCAGAGACGATGAACCTCGGAATTCTTGGGACGAACGCGTTCGGCATCATGAATAATCTTAACATCCGACTGCATAATTTTTTTGATCAACTCAAGGGTGTCTTTGATGGAAATTTCAAAATTCGATCCAATGTTGACAGTCTTGCCAACAGTCGCCTGAGACTTCGCCAATGCCAAGAAACCGCGGCAGGTATCTGAAACATAGTTAAAGTCGCGTGTTGGCGTCATATCGCCCAAATTGATTTCTTTTTTCCCAGACGCAATCTGAGAAATAATAGTAGGAATCACTGCGCGTGCAGACTGACGAGGGCCATACGTATTGAAGGGACGTGCAATTGTTAGCGGAAGATTGAAGGAGTTAAAGAAACTCATAGCCATGGCATCTGCCGCTATCTTGGATGCACTATAAGGGGATTGAGGCTGCAAGGGATGTTTTTCATCGATAGGAACATACTGAGCTGTCCCGTACACTTCACTTGTTGATGTGTGAATAATACGCGAAACCCCTGCATCCATAGCCGCTTTACACATATTCAAAGTACCAGTGACATTAGTTTCAACATAACTTTGTGGAGCGATGTAAGAAAAGGGAATTGCAATAAGAGCGGCTAGATGAAAAACAACATCTACATTCTTCGAAATCTCTTTGCAGAAAAAAGGATCACGAACGTCTCCCGTCACAACTTCGATGTCTTGCTTTATGGGCGAAGAATCTAACCAACCCCAGGAATTAAAAGAGTTGTATTGTGCCAATGCACGTACATCATATCCTTCGGCCACCAACATTTCAGTTAAATGAGAACCAATAAAACCATCAGCACCCGTAACAAGAACCTTTTTTGACAAAACAACACCTCGCTGAGCCGCAAATCTTATCTCTGAGGAATTCTTGAGTCTATTCAAAGGATTAAATGACTTAAAGCAATATTCTGACGTACAAAAAACTCTGCAGCTTAGTTCGCAATTGTATATAAAGAGGCTGTTGGGCGTCGCATTAAAAATGCTGAACACACCACCTTCTCAAAACCCAATTAATGCGTAATACCGATAACAAACCTCGGTGTAAAATCGACTCATTCCTGAGAGAGTGTGTACCCCACATCATTTTTTCGACATGGTAAAGTTCTTTGTTATGTCATATTGAATTCTGCATTCACCTAAAGTCTCTAATTTTGAGCAACAACACTCCCTCACTGATGGTTGCGAAATCTTTTAAGATCTATCTACATTTACCCTGCGTCCGACTCAATCACGACGCTCGCGACCCAGCGCTTTTGGTTTAAACTAATGAACAGAACACATCTTCCAAACAACTGGTTGAACATGCTTACAAAGCCTGAATGCATCCATTAGCAAATGAACAATAAATTTTCTATTGAAAGATCAAACGACTCGATCCACTCAATGCCGAGACAATATCACGCATACTCGAGTTTACAACTAACTGCTCTTGCCTTAACTTTTCTAGAACATAAAAAAATAGTATTCAGCTAGTGTTAAGATTTTTTTCACTTAATTAAGTGTCGAGTAAGCAACTTCTTATAATGAATCTGGTCGCGTTCGATTTGTAGGTTTATACATCAAGCTAAATAAGGACCATAAGAAAGATCGCCGCGCGTCATCACATCTTTAGAAAACCAACGCTAAGCATTGACTTATAATTAAGAGTACTATCACTGTGTAATGCTACTACAACTATCAAATGACGGTTTTTATTTTACTATGCATGAAACAAAACACAATCTGGTATCTACCCTAGCAACGATACTATTCACTCTTTGTCTTGTTGTAAGTTTGTTCTCTAGAAACCTAGGCGAGTATTCGTTCGACCTTATTATTATATTCATTATTATTGTGACGCTGGCTAAAGCAACACCTTGGTCATGGAACACCCTTAGCTATCATACGGGGTTCTATAAATGGGTATATTTTTTTTACTTTTGGATATTTTTAACGATTCTATTAAACCCTCCAATTCATGTAAAAAGTTTTGGATATTTGTTAGAGTTTCTTTGGATTCCAGCTTTGCCATTATTTGCTCGCGTACTTTCTTTGTGGCGTCCAGAAAAATTTTTTGTTCCGGCCTTTGCTATCATCACTTCGATTTCCGTGTCCGCCATAATTGCACATTATTTTTTGGTACCAGAAAACCCTAATTTTTTTGGCTACCCAAATCGGCTCCAAGGGACATTTACAAATATAAATTTTTTAGCGCATTCTTATTTTTTAGTATTTCTTTTGGTATTAGGTCTGTTGGTCACGCACATTCAATCAAACCAGAGGCGCTTGGCTCTTATCTTAGGTTTTACAGCCCTAACTCTACTCTTATCCCTATTTTTGACATTTACCCGGACAATATGGATATCAGTAATACTGGCAATGCCTATTATGTGCTTCCTCGTAAACAAGAGGACTGCCCTGAGAATATTTTTAGCTTCGTGTGTAATTTTCGGAACGTTATTTATCTCGGACGCAGGAGGAACCAGGGGGCGCATTGTCCAAACTCTCTCAACAAATAAGGGCGACACGATTAGACTTACTCTGTGGAGAACTTCTCTAAAAATTTTCCGTGACAACCCCATTTTTGGAGTTGGCTATATGAACA
It includes:
- a CDS encoding acylneuraminate cytidylyltransferase family protein; its protein translation is MKRLCSICARGGSKGVVGKNLREVDGKPLLAYSIEQAQKSGLFDAIAFSSDSDDILNAARDAGVKYLIKRPAELATDTAAKIPVIRHCAEEAEKMSGIRFDTFVDLDCTSPLRDVQDIINAVEMLEAGGCDNVITGMPARRSPYFNLVELKDGFVELSKKLDLPVVRRQDAPQCYDLNASIYVWNRESFFHSQSLFTGKTKIYVMPEERSLDIDTQFDFEIVTSLLRKKNEAR
- a CDS encoding LegC family aminotransferase, producing the protein MFNDVISFIQDLYKGEKFIPLHAPIFSGNEKKYVNEAIDSTFVSSVGAFVDRFEVEFAKYVGAKKAVVTGNGTSALHAALHLLGVSHGDEVLTQALTFVATPNAISYCGAHPVFLDSDAETLGLSVISLHRFLESHAEVRAGVCYNKKTGRRIMACLPMHVFGHPVKIEDIVKICDSYNVPVIEDAAESLGSFYNGVHTGLFGKIGVFSFNGNKIITSGGGGMLVTNDEALGKRAKHLTTTAKVPHAWEFFHDEIGFNYRMPNLNAALIVGQLEQLPFFVENKRATAEMYRQFFEKKGIQFFVEPEKAKSNYWLNAILLSDRKERDAFLHETNRQGVMTRPVWNLMPDLPMYKSAYSEDLTVARSLADRIVNIPSSVRHS
- a CDS encoding acetyltransferase — its product is MKDLYLIGAGGHCASCIDVIRATGVFNIRGIFDLAEKVGSTLNGVPIIGTDADLPKYINKETFFLITVGQIKTPQLRKKIFQQLVNLGAQLATVISPRAYVSASASIGEGTIVLHDALVNANAIIGVNCIVNTKSLIEHDSVVGSHCHVSTAAVINGGCNVQEGSFIGSNAVLKEGLKVAANSVLSAGVFHKVSYE
- a CDS encoding NAD-dependent 4,6-dehydratase LegB, which translates into the protein MSKKVLVTGADGFIGSHLTEMLVAEGYDVRALAQYNSFNSWGWLDSSPIKQDIEVVTGDVRDPFFCKEISKNVDVVFHLAALIAIPFSYIAPQSYVETNVTGTLNMCKAAMDAGVSRIIHTSTSEVYGTAQYVPIDEKHPLQPQSPYSASKIAADAMAMSFFNSFNLPLTIARPFNTYGPRQSARAVIPTIISQIASGKKEINLGDMTPTRDFNYVSDTCRGFLALAKSQATVGKTVNIGSNFEISIKDTLELIKKIMQSDVKIIHDAERVRPKNSEVHRLWCDNTQIHSMTGFKPEVSIEEGLRRTIEWFTDKQNLAKYKADIYNV
- the neuC gene encoding UDP-N-acetylglucosamine 2-epimerase, which produces MTKICVFTSTRADYGILTPLIERLEKESGFELRLFVTGTHLLEEHGQTVQEIISQGFKPYYQIKIDMNDSSEVSHLGIMGNSLVRFAKALAQDKPDVAVILGDRYEALSFAIACNGLGIPLVHLHGGEVTEGALDEAYRHCITKLSYIHFVASSRYRERVLSLGEAPDRVHDVGALGVDNIKKIPLLSKEELEASLGITLQERVIAVTYHPETLNPEKDREQVAALLTVLDEKIKEGNTTVVFTRANADHGNEEIHKAIDSFVSHHPKTTAYVYSLGMKRYLSLLNLASVVAGNSSSGIIEAPALGTPTVNIGDRQKGREMAASVFNVDGKSNEIAKAMDAALKFKQENGARSFSVYGSGNAADKMMNILQRIEFKSFPKKMFFDYKI
- a CDS encoding oxidoreductase, yielding MKLDKKVVVITGAAGLLGKVFANAISREGGIVVVADIKIENAQAASEQIPNSYPIKMDITSEESVSSVIAEVAQKFGKIHALVNNAYPRNKNYGRHFFDVTYEDFCENLNLNLGGYFLTSQRFLKYFEAQEHGNIVNISSVYGVVPPRFEVYDGTKMTMPVEYAAIKSGLIHLTKYMAKYVKNKGIRVNCISPGGILDAQPEQFLNQYREFCLNKGMLQPSDLAGTLVFLLSSDSEFINGQNIIVDDGFTL
- a CDS encoding Gfo/Idh/MocA family protein, which encodes MASTSAEKVLIVGYGSIGKRHLGAFEAAGAEVAVVTQQDVTHQKIYRDVSSAVVEYNPGIVVVANSTDKHLAALENLKLAGFKGIVLVEKPLADKVISFKHSFAGLYVAYNLRRSPLLTRLKEELKNREVVTAHVYCGQYLPGWRPQRDYREVYSAKKDQGGGVLRDLSHELDYTQWLFGNFEYLAAQGGHFSNLEIDSDDVFTLLGKTQKSPHVVVSINYLDRVARRTILVHCQDATLFVDMVAGRLMINSEVVLDNLKVADTYLEQARSLIEGRTQSLSSFDDGMSVLKLIEAAEHSSQERKFINL
- a CDS encoding nucleotidyltransferase family protein, which gives rise to MKATSDIFVSPQDTLRRAMEIIDKNSLQICFVVDRDGRLVGALTDGDIRRALLKSAQMDQQIETFMNRTPKSIGEGVPKNEVLAKMRQWNIRHLPVLDNNGRIVRIEGSDELLGLIKRNNKVILMVGGFGKRLSPLTDNMPKPLLRVGGRPILETIVRRFSELGFHKFVFVVNYRAEMIQEHFRDGEKWGVSIEYLHEDTPLGTCGGLSMLKNKPQEPFFVMNGDILTRANFAEMLDAHVSTGAAATMAVREHYVEIPYGVVKVDGDKILSIEEKPKELTFVNAGIYILSPEALTHVPQGQFFDMPSLFTVLKKEDNLVRCFKLKDYWVDIGRLEDFHRAQADFEGYFGG
- a CDS encoding O-antigen ligase family protein, yielding MLLQLSNDGFYFTMHETKHNLVSTLATILFTLCLVVSLFSRNLGEYSFDLIIIFIIIVTLAKATPWSWNTLSYHTGFYKWVYFFYFWIFLTILLNPPIHVKSFGYLLEFLWIPALPLFARVLSLWRPEKFFVPAFAIITSISVSAIIAHYFLVPENPNFFGYPNRLQGTFTNINFLAHSYFLVFLLVLGLLVTHIQSNQRRLALILGFTALTLLLSLFLTFTRTIWISVILAMPIMCFLVNKRTALRIFLASCVIFGTLFISDAGGTRGRIVQTLSTNKGDTIRLTLWRTSLKIFRDNPIFGVGYMNNKRDIMTYLKKYEEQNVTTEFDTHPHNEILSFLAGTGLIGTVLYIGNFVLFFLLGLKSFRLVGLNEPVKRGLLLGAITIQPAFLIAGFADNNFEIHVARNWLVISWAILIWIATETKTTININIKKLYRKPAVTR
- the neuB gene encoding N-acetylneuraminate synthase; translated protein: MNNETLIIAEAGVNHNGDLATALKLVDVAVDAGADIVKFQTFKAKNLVTESAVMAEYQKRNLGEEQSQLNMLKKLELSYDDHYVLIEHCRKRNIRFLSTAFDFESLAFLETLNMGQWKVPSGEITNLPYLEIIGRRGEPVIVSTGMADFDEVQAAIKVLTGVGLPLEKITVLHCNTDYPTQMSDVNLRAMKTLGERLNVSFGYSDHTMGIEVPIAATALGAKVIEKHFTLDRNAAGPDHKASLEPAELKAMVEAIRNINQALGRSEKRPTDSELKNRAVARKSLVAKKAIKAGEVFTSENLTTRRPGSGVSPMRWYEFIGQKSSRDYQENELIHD